A stretch of the Streptomyces sp. NBC_01571 genome encodes the following:
- a CDS encoding DUF5959 family protein, which produces MDLIHLADAEGNRCIVRVTGRFTPGVLTGHDILRADVLASASFVDARLNLYLFQQDLDAWQRKLCDLVPGREASIGGDRGLSLVLRMHEDGWLSITVDDPDRLTALLGIRPEGDWVNEHHERLEQVRLAWPREVIERTPSAYEWSPNRKR; this is translated from the coding sequence GTGGACCTGATCCACCTCGCCGATGCGGAGGGGAACCGGTGCATCGTGCGCGTGACCGGACGCTTTACGCCAGGTGTGCTGACCGGCCACGACATCCTGCGCGCAGATGTGCTCGCCTCCGCGAGCTTCGTCGACGCCCGGCTAAACCTCTACCTCTTCCAGCAGGACCTGGACGCCTGGCAGCGGAAGCTGTGCGATTTGGTCCCGGGTCGGGAAGCCAGCATCGGTGGAGACCGTGGTCTGAGCCTCGTGCTCCGCATGCACGAGGATGGTTGGCTGTCGATCACGGTCGACGATCCGGACCGTCTCACGGCACTGTTGGGAATCCGACCCGAGGGGGACTGGGTCAACGAGCACCACGAGCGTCTGGAGCAGGTGCGGCTGGCCTGGCCTCGAGAAGTCATCGAGAGGACCCCAAGCGCTTACGAGTGGAGCCCCAACCGCAAGCGTTGA
- a CDS encoding HNH endonuclease: MHGRRRKRFRVWEHLCVLEANGGNCVYCGNPAEVMDHVIPWSQGGADELTNLVPACKACNNSKCDKTPIMWYLGRLMTDNWDGSGTVHSGVSWNSSWGLRELYMNRHEEALGWLDKIEEVLAEIADERRRLWFRESTISSYPAGTQEVF, from the coding sequence GTGCACGGGAGAAGGCGCAAGCGCTTCCGCGTGTGGGAGCACCTGTGTGTCTTGGAGGCCAACGGCGGCAACTGTGTGTATTGCGGCAACCCGGCCGAAGTAATGGACCACGTCATACCCTGGTCGCAAGGCGGCGCTGACGAACTGACAAACCTGGTCCCTGCCTGCAAGGCCTGCAATAACAGCAAGTGTGACAAGACCCCGATTATGTGGTACCTCGGTCGGCTCATGACTGACAATTGGGACGGTAGCGGCACGGTCCACAGCGGTGTTTCTTGGAACAGCAGTTGGGGACTGCGCGAGCTGTACATGAACCGACATGAAGAGGCGTTGGGCTGGCTAGACAAGATTGAAGAGGTCTTGGCTGAGATCGCTGACGAACGGCGCCGCTTGTGGTTCCGTGAGTCTACGATTTCGAGCTACCCGGCTGGTACGCAAGAGGTTTTTTAG
- a CDS encoding IS3 family transposase (programmed frameshift) yields MAKQYPKELKERAVRLVLETRDQYKTESAAIRSIGAKLDIGPESLRNWVRQAEVDAGARTGTTTEESAQLKALKKEVAELKRANEILKAAAKFLRGRARPATHTLVAFIDEHRDRFGGVEPICRTLTEHDCSIHPSTYYAHKKRLPSARSLRDAELAPLIVSIYQDNYSVYGARKIWAELRRQGHQVARCTVERLMKAEGLVGAVRGKKVVTTVTDREAERAPDRLSRQFVASAPNRVWVADFTYVATWSGTVYVAFVVDTFSRRIVGWSAATNKQTPLVLSALEVGLWQRDRAGNPVTARELIHHSDAGSQYTSFRLAAHLAAEQIAASIGTVGDALDNALMESTIGLYKTELIKPQRPWKALSEVELATAEYVDWYNHRRLHGEIGHVPPAEYETTHYQNTQKPQVTAII; encoded by the exons ATGGCGAAGCAATACCCCAAGGAGCTCAAGGAGCGGGCCGTGCGTCTGGTCCTGGAGACTCGTGATCAGTACAAGACCGAGTCTGCGGCGATCCGCTCGATCGGGGCGAAGCTCGACATCGGGCCGGAGTCCCTTCGGAACTGGGTGCGTCAGGCTGAGGTCGACGCCGGTGCCCGGACCGGGACTACGACTGAGGAATCCGCCCAGCTCAAGGCCCTCAAGAAAGAGGTCGCCGAGCTGAAGCGGGCGAACGAGATCCTGAAGGCCGCAGCAA AGTTTCTTCGCGGTCGAGCTCGACCGGCCACACACACGCTCGTAGCGTTCATCGACGAGCACCGGGACCGCTTCGGCGGAGTCGAGCCGATCTGCAGGACGCTCACCGAGCACGACTGCAGCATCCACCCGTCCACCTATTACGCCCACAAAAAGCGCCTGCCATCGGCCCGCTCACTGCGGGACGCGGAACTGGCACCGCTGATCGTCAGCATCTACCAGGACAACTACAGCGTCTACGGAGCCCGCAAGATCTGGGCCGAACTCAGACGCCAGGGCCATCAGGTAGCCCGGTGCACCGTCGAGCGACTGATGAAGGCCGAGGGCCTGGTCGGGGCGGTGCGCGGGAAGAAAGTCGTCACCACGGTGACGGACAGGGAGGCCGAGCGAGCCCCGGACCGGCTCAGCCGGCAGTTCGTGGCCAGTGCTCCCAACCGGGTATGGGTCGCGGACTTCACCTACGTGGCCACCTGGTCCGGCACCGTCTACGTCGCCTTCGTCGTCGACACCTTCTCCCGCCGGATCGTCGGCTGGTCCGCGGCGACGAACAAGCAGACCCCGCTGGTGCTGTCCGCACTGGAGGTGGGCCTGTGGCAGCGCGACCGGGCCGGAAACCCTGTTACCGCACGGGAGTTGATCCACCATTCCGATGCCGGATCCCAGTACACCAGCTTCCGTCTCGCTGCCCACCTGGCCGCCGAACAGATCGCCGCGTCCATCGGCACCGTCGGGGACGCCCTCGACAACGCCCTGATGGAATCGACCATCGGGCTCTACAAAACCGAGCTCATCAAGCCGCAGCGGCCCTGGAAAGCCCTGAGCGAAGTCGAGTTGGCCACCGCTGAGTATGTCGACTGGTACAACCACCGTCGACTCCACGGTGAGATAGGCCACGTCCCACCCGCCGAATACGAAACCACCCATTACCAGAACACACAAAAACCGCAGGTCACAGCCATAATCTAG
- a CDS encoding GNAT family N-acetyltransferase — protein sequence MQLRNFTAGPGPAPGLPVQESHRLPPGAGFGEFADAMAADGFEFLHEQMQSGKAGPVLTVVHEGRVAGAIGPMETMPDATGTVRLLPQYFGVLPQHRGRGYGRALWRAAMNWGHEHDAAYQILQTTVGSPSDWLCAGEGLASLGVILQTEARIGEP from the coding sequence GTGCAGCTCAGGAACTTCACCGCCGGGCCTGGACCGGCACCCGGACTCCCGGTCCAAGAGTCCCACCGGCTGCCGCCGGGAGCCGGGTTCGGGGAGTTCGCCGACGCGATGGCCGCGGACGGGTTCGAATTCCTGCACGAGCAGATGCAATCCGGGAAGGCCGGCCCGGTCCTCACCGTGGTGCACGAGGGCCGGGTGGCCGGCGCCATCGGTCCGATGGAGACCATGCCCGACGCCACCGGGACCGTTCGCCTCCTACCGCAGTACTTCGGCGTCCTCCCGCAACACCGCGGCCGCGGATACGGGAGGGCCCTGTGGCGCGCAGCGATGAACTGGGGACACGAACACGATGCGGCCTACCAGATCCTCCAGACCACGGTCGGCAGTCCCTCGGACTGGCTCTGCGCGGGAGAAGGCCTGGCGTCGCTCGGAGTCATCCTCCAGACGGAAGCCCGCATCGGGGAACCGTGA
- a CDS encoding nucleotidyl transferase AbiEii/AbiGii toxin family protein codes for MSGLPDHHRRLLSDALAAGHPYGLALMGGYAVQAHGIVHRPSQDLDFATEHPASMHEIIDQITQSLSSRGWRITVIDVAPLKARFLATDPDTEATCEVDLLKEVLWRPPVMLDVGPVLDDLIGTKVRALGDRGLARDAIDVHAARHHYTIPQLENLAARRPEEFDLQELHDRLESLEWISDAEFEAYGLDSAGIAELRHWAQKWLEDLAQRLAEPYQEPFDE; via the coding sequence CTGTCCGGCCTGCCCGACCATCATCGCCGCCTGCTCTCCGACGCGCTTGCCGCCGGACACCCCTACGGGCTCGCCCTGATGGGCGGCTACGCGGTCCAGGCGCACGGCATCGTGCACCGGCCCAGCCAGGACCTCGACTTCGCCACCGAGCACCCGGCATCCATGCACGAGATCATCGACCAGATCACCCAGTCCCTCAGCAGCCGGGGCTGGCGCATCACCGTCATCGACGTGGCCCCGCTCAAGGCACGATTCCTCGCCACCGACCCAGACACGGAAGCCACCTGCGAAGTGGATCTCCTCAAAGAAGTCCTCTGGCGCCCTCCCGTCATGCTGGACGTCGGACCCGTGCTGGACGACCTCATCGGGACGAAAGTACGCGCTCTGGGAGACCGCGGTCTCGCCCGCGACGCCATCGACGTCCACGCCGCCCGCCACCACTACACCATCCCCCAGCTGGAAAACCTCGCAGCCAGACGCCCAGAAGAATTCGACCTCCAGGAGCTCCACGACCGGCTGGAAAGCCTGGAATGGATCAGTGATGCCGAGTTCGAGGCGTATGGATTGGACTCCGCCGGGATCGCCGAACTACGTCACTGGGCCCAGAAGTGGCTGGAGGATCTCGCACAGCGGCTCGCCGAGCCCTACCAAGAGCCTTTCGACGAGTAG
- a CDS encoding transposase produces the protein MAGKRRKFDAEFREGAVRIVAETSKPIPQVAKDLGINETTLATWVSRARAAGKAGPTGESEELARLRRENAQLKRDNKELVMERDVLKRCMVLWVK, from the coding sequence ATGGCGGGCAAGAGGCGGAAGTTCGACGCGGAGTTCCGTGAGGGGGCTGTGCGGATCGTCGCGGAGACCAGCAAGCCGATCCCACAGGTCGCGAAGGACCTCGGGATCAACGAGACGACGCTGGCCACCTGGGTGTCGAGGGCACGGGCGGCCGGCAAGGCCGGTCCGACGGGTGAGAGCGAGGAACTTGCGCGGTTGCGACGGGAGAATGCCCAGCTCAAGCGGGACAACAAGGAGCTGGTCATGGAGCGTGATGTCCTCAAACGCTGCATGGTCCTGTGGGTGAAGTAG
- a CDS encoding ISL3 family transposase, producing the protein MLSELFPHLSALLIEEVERRPDKVVLRTRVRSTTVACRCGHSSSRVHGRYIRKLRDVAVCGLGVVIELCVRRFRCENTACTAVTFAEQIAGLTTPHSRCTPLLRQLLTQIGLALAGRAGARLAAAAGIAVGKDILLRLVRALPEPEIGDVEVLGVDDFAFRKGRHYGTVLIDMATHRPLHLYDGRDGEDLAAWLQDHPEVKVICRDRSSGYAEGARAGAPQAEQVADRYHLWANLGQAVEKTVNAYHSRLAEPPPGQEDAPDYPETEPEVVQPPKELKIVTRLREQHAAAHELWEQGMSKAAIGRKLGLHQATVRKLVGARSADDVVAKSLQRAHIIDPYIDYLHRRWNEGVRNATQLYREIRQLGYSGGELAVQRHLRRYRTGRGHAPATGPKPPSVREVTSWIMTHPEHLRDKDADNLHRLRERDPELDQLTGHVRKFAAMMTGRHGDRLEDWIAAVEQDSLAPLTGFARNLRRDFDAVRNGLSLPHSSGAVEGNINRLKMLKRQMFGRASLDLLRKRVLLAR; encoded by the coding sequence GTGCTCTCGGAGCTGTTCCCGCATCTGTCCGCGCTGCTGATCGAGGAGGTCGAGCGACGGCCGGACAAGGTGGTACTGAGGACGCGAGTGCGGTCGACGACGGTTGCCTGCCGGTGCGGTCATAGCTCGTCGCGGGTGCACGGCCGATACATACGCAAGCTGCGGGACGTCGCCGTGTGCGGTCTCGGTGTCGTGATCGAGTTATGTGTACGCCGCTTCCGGTGCGAGAACACCGCCTGCACGGCGGTGACGTTCGCCGAACAGATCGCAGGACTGACCACCCCGCACAGCCGCTGCACCCCTCTGCTGCGCCAGCTGTTGACGCAGATCGGGCTGGCCCTGGCCGGCCGGGCAGGAGCCCGCCTGGCGGCCGCGGCCGGCATCGCCGTCGGCAAGGACATTCTCCTGCGGCTGGTTAGGGCCCTGCCCGAACCGGAGATCGGCGACGTGGAGGTACTCGGTGTCGACGACTTCGCCTTCCGCAAGGGCCGCCACTACGGCACGGTATTGATCGACATGGCCACCCATCGACCGCTGCACCTCTATGACGGCCGCGACGGCGAGGATCTGGCTGCCTGGCTCCAAGACCACCCCGAGGTGAAGGTGATCTGCCGCGACCGCTCGAGCGGTTACGCAGAGGGCGCACGGGCCGGGGCACCGCAGGCCGAGCAGGTCGCCGACCGCTACCACCTGTGGGCCAACCTCGGCCAGGCAGTCGAGAAGACGGTCAACGCCTATCACTCCCGCCTTGCCGAACCGCCTCCTGGGCAGGAAGACGCACCCGACTACCCGGAAACGGAGCCCGAGGTGGTCCAGCCACCGAAAGAGCTGAAGATCGTGACCCGGCTGCGGGAGCAGCATGCCGCCGCTCACGAGCTCTGGGAACAGGGGATGTCGAAGGCGGCGATCGGCCGGAAACTCGGGCTGCACCAGGCCACCGTCCGCAAGCTGGTGGGCGCCCGCTCCGCTGACGATGTCGTGGCCAAGAGCCTGCAGCGGGCGCACATCATCGACCCGTACATCGACTACCTGCACCGGCGCTGGAACGAAGGCGTCAGAAACGCCACACAGCTCTACCGCGAGATCCGACAACTTGGCTATTCCGGAGGCGAGTTGGCAGTCCAACGTCACCTGCGGCGCTACCGAACCGGGCGCGGACACGCGCCTGCCACGGGCCCCAAGCCTCCATCGGTCCGTGAGGTCACCTCCTGGATCATGACCCACCCCGAGCACCTGCGGGACAAGGACGCCGACAACCTGCACCGTCTGCGCGAGCGCGACCCCGAGCTGGACCAGCTCACCGGTCATGTCAGGAAGTTCGCCGCGATGATGACCGGACGCCACGGCGACCGCCTCGAGGACTGGATCGCCGCTGTCGAACAGGACAGCCTGGCTCCGCTCACAGGCTTCGCTCGCAACCTCCGCCGCGACTTCGACGCCGTCCGCAACGGGCTGTCCCTGCCCCACAGCTCCGGCGCAGTTGAGGGCAACATCAACCGGCTGAAGATGCTCAAGCGCCAGATGTTCGGCCGGGCCAGCCTCGATCTCCTTCGCAAACGCGTCCTGCTCGCACGATGA
- a CDS encoding IS701 family transposase: protein MTARRPCPPAPGPLEEYAARFDDLFFSLAQRRGFREYLTGLLAPRERNKTITCLAGAEPVAGAGMPGVQRLQFFLSESPWEAELVNDRRLELLREDAATAPHDGGVIVIDDSGDRKDGTATAHVGRQWLGRLGKTDNGIVTVTTLWTDGRVYYPLHARPYTPAHHFTRGRCDPAFRTKPQLSAALAARGKEAGFGCRAVIADCAYSVSDDWYLALREAGLAYVVALKPHRGTWARADQPHTPIEAAQALTWRDAKRPGDWTPVERHFRDGHTETWWAADARLGGYGPDSPCRLVVATTDPARLPEKATWYLATNLPHPDAPHASTGPHQPADLAEIVRLYGLRPWIEQSYKQIKDELGWADFQVRSDRAIRRHQTLVNCAFSFCWDQWFAPPGPLDATAPDPCPGEGPERGTRHTPPGPTALLAQGLTRHPVLAHPSHHPHPLVASMDGHGPTP, encoded by the coding sequence ATGACTGCTCGCCGTCCGTGTCCGCCCGCGCCCGGTCCGTTGGAGGAGTACGCGGCCCGGTTCGACGACCTCTTCTTCAGCCTGGCCCAGCGGCGGGGTTTTCGGGAGTATCTCACCGGGCTGCTGGCGCCGCGGGAGCGAAACAAGACGATCACCTGCCTGGCCGGGGCGGAGCCGGTGGCCGGTGCGGGGATGCCGGGGGTGCAGCGGCTGCAGTTCTTCCTGTCCGAGTCGCCCTGGGAAGCCGAACTGGTCAACGACCGGCGGCTTGAGCTGCTGCGTGAGGATGCGGCGACGGCTCCGCACGACGGCGGGGTCATCGTGATCGACGATTCCGGAGACCGCAAGGACGGCACGGCGACCGCGCACGTGGGCAGGCAGTGGCTGGGCCGGCTGGGCAAGACGGACAACGGCATCGTCACGGTGACCACGCTGTGGACCGACGGCCGCGTCTACTACCCGCTGCACGCGAGGCCCTACACCCCTGCCCACCACTTCACCCGCGGCCGCTGCGACCCGGCCTTCCGCACAAAACCGCAACTGTCAGCCGCCCTCGCGGCCCGGGGGAAGGAGGCGGGCTTCGGCTGCCGGGCGGTGATCGCCGACTGCGCCTACTCCGTCAGCGACGACTGGTATCTCGCACTGCGCGAGGCCGGCCTGGCCTACGTGGTGGCGCTCAAACCACACCGCGGCACCTGGGCCCGGGCCGACCAGCCGCATACCCCCATCGAAGCGGCACAGGCCCTGACCTGGCGCGATGCCAAGCGTCCCGGCGACTGGACACCCGTGGAGCGTCACTTCCGCGACGGGCACACCGAGACCTGGTGGGCCGCCGATGCCCGGCTGGGCGGCTACGGCCCCGACTCACCGTGCCGGCTGGTCGTGGCCACCACCGACCCGGCCCGGCTGCCCGAGAAGGCCACCTGGTATTTGGCCACCAACCTGCCCCACCCCGACGCACCCCACGCCTCCACCGGCCCGCACCAGCCGGCCGACCTCGCCGAGATCGTCCGCCTCTACGGCCTACGGCCGTGGATCGAGCAGAGCTACAAACAGATCAAGGACGAACTCGGCTGGGCCGACTTCCAAGTCCGCTCCGACCGCGCCATCCGCCGCCACCAGACCCTGGTCAACTGCGCCTTCTCCTTCTGCTGGGATCAATGGTTCGCCCCACCCGGACCGCTGGATGCCACCGCGCCGGACCCCTGTCCCGGGGAGGGACCAGAGAGGGGGACCAGACATACCCCTCCAGGCCCAACAGCCCTGTTGGCCCAGGGCCTTACGCGCCATCCGGTCCTGGCTCACCCCAGCCATCACCCTCACCCGCTGGTGGCAAGCATGGACGGACACGGACCCACCCCATGA
- a CDS encoding transposase, whose amino-acid sequence MTPPRARTWGRRGCTPVVRVRGRGSGRVSMVGMTCYKPGERSRLFYAVREYTGRKDQPKGFGWRDFRDLIVRARIQLGGPIVLVWDNVRMHLTKPLREFIDANAEWLTVVQLPTYAPDLNPTEGVWSLVKRDIGNLAAANLGEVTRAVKHRLKGLQYRPDVIDGCLAGTSLTLST is encoded by the coding sequence CTGACTCCGCCGCGCGCCAGGACTTGGGGGCGTCGGGGCTGCACACCGGTGGTGCGGGTGCGCGGCCGGGGCTCCGGACGGGTGTCGATGGTGGGCATGACCTGCTACAAGCCTGGTGAACGGTCCCGGTTGTTCTACGCGGTCCGGGAATATACCGGGCGCAAGGACCAGCCGAAGGGCTTCGGCTGGCGCGACTTCCGCGACCTGATCGTGCGGGCCCGCATCCAGCTCGGCGGCCCGATCGTGCTGGTCTGGGACAACGTCCGGATGCACCTGACGAAGCCACTTCGCGAGTTCATCGACGCGAATGCCGAGTGGTTGACCGTCGTCCAGTTGCCCACTTACGCACCCGACCTCAACCCGACCGAAGGCGTCTGGTCTCTGGTCAAGCGGGACATCGGGAACCTCGCCGCTGCCAACCTCGGCGAGGTCACCCGTGCGGTCAAGCATCGGCTCAAGGGGCTCCAGTACCGGCCGGACGTGATCGACGGCTGCCTTGCCGGCACCAGCTTGACCCTGAGCACGTGA
- a CDS encoding integrase core domain-containing protein has translation MLQRPIELAEYNSEAFRQLCGRWGVVQSMGRVGSALDNAAAESFHSVLKVEYVHRHRFATRAEARLKTATWIADFYNTKRRHSAASGQPPVEFERIIQQARARPDQQDRAA, from the coding sequence GTGTTGCAACGACCAATTGAACTCGCCGAGTACAACTCCGAGGCATTCAGGCAGCTTTGTGGCAGGTGGGGCGTGGTGCAGTCGATGGGCCGTGTCGGCTCCGCCCTGGACAACGCTGCCGCGGAGTCGTTCCACTCGGTCCTCAAGGTCGAATACGTCCACCGACACCGTTTCGCCACCCGCGCCGAGGCGCGACTGAAGACCGCCACCTGGATCGCGGACTTCTACAACACCAAACGACGCCACAGCGCGGCCAGCGGGCAACCACCCGTCGAGTTCGAACGGATCATCCAACAAGCGCGAGCTCGGCCCGATCAACAAGACCGGGCCGCATAA
- a CDS encoding Lsr2 family protein — translation MAQKIVTVYTDDLTGAETDEVRTHTFSLDGVSYEIDLVSDNYDKLFEALAPFIEKGRKTGRASGAGRARKAPVDGPSSEELRTWARANNYEVNDRGRVPASIHEAYRKAH, via the coding sequence ATGGCTCAGAAAATTGTTACCGTTTACACGGATGACCTCACGGGCGCAGAAACTGACGAGGTGCGTACGCACACCTTTTCCCTCGACGGCGTGAGTTATGAGATCGACTTGGTCTCGGACAACTATGACAAGCTGTTCGAGGCACTTGCCCCCTTCATCGAGAAGGGCCGTAAGACCGGTCGGGCGAGCGGAGCCGGTAGAGCACGTAAGGCGCCGGTCGACGGGCCGAGCTCTGAGGAGCTCCGGACCTGGGCCAGAGCCAACAATTACGAGGTCAACGACCGCGGTCGTGTCCCGGCCAGCATCCATGAGGCTTACCGCAAAGCCCACTGA
- a CDS encoding IS30 family transposase encodes MPPISLAEPTGRYLAFEEREEIAILRAMNKGVREIARALGRDPGTISRELRRNAATRSGKHEYRATVAQWKAQQAAKRPKTAKLTGNDRLREYVQDRLAGSVRRPDNTIVPGPRTPAWKGLNKPHRQDRRWATAWSPEQISHRLHADFPDDESMRISHEAIYQALFIEGRGALKRELVTCLRTGRALRTPRARSQNKPQGHVTADVILSERPAEAGDRAVPGHWEGDLIIGTGRSAIGTLVERSSRSTLLVHLPRLEGWGEKPPVKNGTSLGGYGAIAMNAALTTSMTQLPEQLRKTLTWDRGKELSGHAQFAIDTGTKVFFADPHSPWQRPTNENTNGLLRQYFPKGTDLSRWSSTDLEAVAMAINNRPRKTLGWRTPAEVFEEQLRLLQQPGVATTN; translated from the coding sequence ATGCCTCCGATCTCGTTGGCCGAGCCCACGGGCCGGTACCTCGCGTTCGAGGAGCGCGAGGAGATCGCGATCCTCAGGGCGATGAACAAGGGCGTGCGCGAGATCGCCCGCGCCCTGGGGCGAGACCCCGGAACGATCTCTCGCGAACTACGCCGCAACGCCGCCACGCGCAGCGGCAAGCACGAGTACCGCGCGACGGTCGCCCAGTGGAAAGCACAGCAGGCCGCCAAGCGCCCGAAGACCGCGAAACTCACAGGCAACGACAGGTTGCGTGAGTACGTGCAGGACCGGCTCGCCGGCAGCGTCCGCCGCCCCGACAACACGATCGTCCCCGGACCCAGGACGCCCGCATGGAAAGGGCTGAACAAGCCGCACCGGCAGGACCGACGATGGGCGACGGCATGGAGCCCGGAGCAGATCTCACACCGTCTCCATGCCGACTTCCCCGATGATGAGTCCATGCGCATCAGCCACGAAGCCATCTACCAGGCACTGTTCATCGAGGGCCGTGGCGCGCTCAAGCGGGAACTGGTCACGTGCCTGCGCACCGGCCGGGCGCTGCGGACTCCCCGTGCACGGTCACAGAACAAACCGCAGGGGCATGTCACCGCGGACGTCATCCTCAGCGAACGGCCCGCCGAGGCCGGGGACCGCGCCGTCCCCGGCCACTGGGAAGGCGATTTGATCATCGGGACGGGTCGCTCCGCGATCGGCACGCTCGTCGAGCGCAGCAGCCGCTCCACGCTCCTCGTGCACCTGCCTCGGCTCGAGGGCTGGGGCGAGAAGCCGCCAGTGAAGAACGGCACCTCACTCGGGGGCTATGGCGCGATCGCGATGAACGCGGCGCTCACGACGTCGATGACGCAGCTGCCCGAGCAACTACGCAAAACCCTCACCTGGGACCGCGGAAAGGAACTCTCCGGCCACGCCCAGTTCGCCATCGATACCGGGACGAAGGTGTTCTTCGCCGATCCCCACTCGCCCTGGCAACGACCGACGAACGAGAACACGAACGGGCTGCTGCGTCAGTACTTCCCGAAGGGCACCGATCTGTCCCGGTGGTCGTCCACGGACCTCGAAGCCGTCGCCATGGCGATCAACAACCGGCCCCGCAAGACCCTCGGCTGGCGGACACCCGCCGAGGTCTTCGAAGAGCAACTACGCTTACTACAACAGCCCGGTGTTGCAACGACCAATTGA
- a CDS encoding IS3 family transposase, whose translation MGEVAVADPAALVGVISDQRTDFKIPHRTSCRALGVSEAWFYKWRRRPSEPTKREVRRALLAERISYFFDRSGRTYGSPRITLDLWEEGWQVSQNTVADIMAELGLQGRKPPRRRRSLTRPGKRKTARDLVLRRFDAIAPNILWWGDMTEIDTDEGKLYLASVHDAFSRRALGYAMGDRHDTTLVSAALQMAIATRGGQVDGVIFHTDRGSEGGFNWSSQHFDLGGVTWPRRTGV comes from the coding sequence GTGGGTGAAGTAGCTGTTGCGGACCCGGCGGCGCTCGTCGGGGTGATCAGCGACCAGAGGACCGATTTCAAGATTCCGCATCGCACCTCCTGTCGAGCCCTGGGGGTGTCGGAGGCGTGGTTCTACAAGTGGCGACGCAGACCGTCCGAGCCGACGAAACGCGAGGTCAGACGGGCACTGCTGGCCGAGCGGATCTCGTACTTCTTCGACCGGTCGGGCCGCACCTACGGCTCGCCGAGGATCACGCTGGACTTGTGGGAGGAGGGCTGGCAGGTATCGCAGAACACCGTCGCCGACATCATGGCCGAGCTCGGCCTGCAGGGCCGCAAGCCACCACGCCGCCGGCGTTCGCTGACCCGTCCCGGGAAGCGGAAGACGGCACGTGACCTGGTGCTGCGCAGGTTCGACGCGATCGCGCCGAACATCTTGTGGTGGGGCGACATGACCGAGATCGACACCGACGAGGGCAAGCTCTACCTCGCGAGCGTGCACGACGCGTTCTCCCGCCGGGCCCTGGGCTATGCGATGGGCGACCGGCACGACACGACGCTGGTCAGCGCCGCCCTGCAGATGGCGATCGCGACCAGAGGCGGCCAAGTGGACGGCGTCATTTTCCACACCGACCGCGGATCGGAGGGTGGATTCAACTGGTCGTCGCAACACTTTGATCTCGGAGGTGTGACGTGGCCACGGCGGACTGGAGTTTGA